In Sodalis ligni, a single genomic region encodes these proteins:
- a CDS encoding IclR family transcriptional regulator → MSSLDTGLRILSLFNKERPVLRVGEVCRELDVPKSTVSRLMKTLCDAGFVERRHNENGYVVGHGVLALAELYLEGSSLIDELDAALERLSEQYHFVGYAAALSDIDIVLLRVKIGSHPLRLVHEVGAKMAAMPTALGLALFACEPDEEVLTKLGSTLTKGAEQKKFLNVLSSIREKGLVSLVNGLNPSISAMGLAIHDIWHNEKIAMSISYPVAAADADLIKSMQRSLWQEACAIGNRVGDPFWSRQTVFPDIGATSISMDSAYLI, encoded by the coding sequence ATGAGTTCTCTCGATACCGGCCTGCGAATTTTATCCCTGTTTAATAAAGAACGGCCGGTACTGCGGGTCGGTGAGGTCTGCCGTGAATTGGATGTGCCGAAAAGCACCGTATCCCGTCTGATGAAAACCCTGTGTGACGCCGGCTTCGTGGAACGCCGCCACAACGAAAACGGCTATGTCGTGGGGCACGGGGTTCTCGCCCTGGCGGAGCTCTATCTGGAAGGTAGTTCATTGATTGATGAACTCGACGCCGCCCTCGAAAGGCTGTCCGAACAGTACCATTTCGTCGGTTACGCGGCGGCGCTGTCGGATATCGATATCGTCTTGCTGAGAGTCAAAATTGGATCCCATCCCCTGCGTTTAGTACATGAAGTGGGCGCCAAAATGGCCGCGATGCCCACCGCGCTGGGATTGGCCTTGTTTGCCTGTGAACCCGATGAAGAGGTGTTGACTAAATTGGGATCAACCTTGACCAAAGGCGCCGAGCAAAAAAAGTTTCTCAATGTGCTCAGCAGCATCCGGGAAAAGGGGCTGGTCAGCCTGGTAAACGGTTTAAATCCGAGTATCTCGGCGATGGGGCTCGCCATACATGACATCTGGCATAACGAAAAGATCGCCATGTCCATTTCGTACCCGGTTGCCGCTGCGGACGCGGATTTAATCAAAAGCATGCAAAGAAGTCTTTGGCAAGAAGCGTGCGCCATCGGTAATCGGGTGGGGGATCCGTTCTGGTCAAGACAGACGGTGTTCCCGGACATTGGCGCAACGTCGATTTCCATGGACTCTGCGTATCTTATTTAA
- the dmsD gene encoding Tat proofreading chaperone DmsD — MTKTTQARLSHIALTGRVLGTWLSLSPDGAENRPLFAAMAAPGWIDEWPYGEHRELQAIAALVAAGLAQGVGESPAEAYQRLFIGPYALPAPPWGSVYLDKENVLFGESTLNLRRWLRENGITMQQSGNEPEDHIGMLLLLSAWLAEQHQDESLDILLAQHLFPWCFRFLELLEIHAGHSLYLGVAKLARLTLDAWKTSCTAEPPAPDLYF; from the coding sequence ATGACCAAAACGACTCAAGCGCGTTTATCGCATATTGCCCTCACCGGGCGCGTGCTGGGAACGTGGCTGTCCCTATCCCCTGATGGCGCGGAAAACCGTCCGCTGTTCGCCGCCATGGCGGCGCCGGGCTGGATCGATGAATGGCCTTATGGGGAGCATAGGGAACTGCAGGCTATTGCCGCCCTGGTGGCCGCGGGCCTGGCGCAAGGCGTGGGCGAATCCCCGGCCGAGGCCTACCAGCGCCTGTTTATCGGTCCTTATGCACTGCCGGCCCCCCCCTGGGGCTCGGTTTATCTGGATAAAGAAAATGTGCTGTTCGGTGAATCCACGCTCAACCTGCGGCGCTGGCTGCGGGAAAACGGCATAACCATGCAGCAATCCGGCAATGAGCCGGAAGACCATATCGGCATGTTGCTTTTATTAAGCGCCTGGCTGGCGGAACAGCATCAGGACGAATCGCTGGATATTTTGCTGGCGCAGCATCTTTTCCCCTGGTGCTTTCGTTTTCTTGAACTGCTGGAAATCCACGCCGGCCATTCGCTGTACCTGGGGGTGGCGAAGCTCGCGCGGTTAACCCTGGATGCCTGGAAAACTTCTTGTACGGCTGAGCCGCCAGCCCCGGATCTGTATTTTTAA